The Sinomicrobium kalidii genome contains a region encoding:
- the leuB gene encoding 3-isopropylmalate dehydrogenase, with translation MKLNIALLPGDGIGPDVVVQAVKSLQAVAEAFGHTFHFEEALAGAIAIDKTGDPLPDETLELCKKSDAVLFGAIGDPKYDNDPKAKVRPEQGLLKLRKSLGLFTNIRPIKAFPTLIDKSPLKKEIISGTDFTIYRELTGGIYFGEKKLSEDGTVASDLSEYSEAEIERIAHLAFKAARSRRKKLTLVDKANVLETSRLWRRVVTALGKSYPDVELDFLFVDNAAMQIILNPSQFDVILTENMFGDIISDEGSVIGGSIGLLASASVGTDNAMFEPIHGSYPQAKGKDIANPVASILSAAMLLEHFNLREEAEAVKYAVERSLERGVVTPDLDKDSKYGTNKVGDFIADFILHAEDTTQVNKENIEFGQSTII, from the coding sequence ATGAAATTGAACATTGCACTTTTACCGGGGGATGGTATCGGACCGGATGTTGTTGTACAGGCCGTAAAATCCCTGCAGGCCGTGGCCGAAGCCTTTGGCCATACCTTCCACTTTGAAGAAGCCCTGGCCGGGGCCATAGCTATTGACAAAACGGGAGACCCGCTGCCGGACGAAACCCTGGAGCTGTGTAAAAAATCGGATGCCGTACTTTTCGGTGCGATAGGAGATCCCAAATACGATAATGATCCCAAGGCCAAAGTGCGTCCGGAACAGGGATTGCTGAAACTCAGAAAGTCACTCGGACTTTTCACCAATATCCGCCCCATAAAAGCTTTTCCCACACTCATCGACAAATCGCCCTTAAAGAAAGAGATCATCTCCGGAACCGACTTTACCATATACAGGGAACTCACGGGAGGGATCTATTTCGGGGAGAAAAAGCTGAGCGAAGACGGTACCGTAGCTTCCGACCTTTCCGAGTATTCCGAAGCCGAAATAGAACGCATTGCCCACCTGGCCTTCAAGGCCGCCAGGAGCAGGAGAAAAAAACTGACCCTGGTAGACAAGGCCAATGTACTGGAAACCTCCAGGTTATGGCGCAGGGTGGTTACCGCACTGGGAAAAAGTTACCCGGACGTGGAACTGGACTTCCTTTTTGTGGACAATGCCGCCATGCAGATCATACTTAACCCCAGCCAGTTTGATGTGATCCTCACGGAAAACATGTTCGGCGATATCATCTCCGATGAAGGCAGTGTCATTGGCGGTTCCATCGGATTACTGGCCTCTGCCTCCGTAGGAACCGACAATGCCATGTTCGAACCCATTCACGGCTCTTATCCGCAGGCCAAAGGTAAAGACATTGCCAACCCGGTGGCGTCCATCCTTTCGGCAGCCATGCTACTGGAACACTTTAACCTCAGGGAAGAGGCCGAAGCCGTAAAATATGCCGTAGAACGATCGCTGGAACGCGGTGTGGTGACTCCTGACCTGGACAAGGACAGTAAATACGGCACCAACAAAGTGGGTGATTTTATAGCTGATTTTATCCTCCATGCCGAGGATACCACCCAAGTGAACAAGGAAAACATAGAATTTGGGCAGTCTACTATTATATAA
- the ilvN gene encoding acetolactate synthase small subunit, with amino-acid sequence MNESYTVSVYSENNIGLLNRISAIFLKRHINIESLTVSECEIENVSRFVIVADMDEDQVRKIVGQIEKQIEVIKAYYHTDEETIYQETALFKIKSSLLFDERQIQNIIKQSNANIVTVAREFFVIEKTGRRHETDALYDELAPFGIMQFVRSGRIAVSKTEMNISALLKEFQNA; translated from the coding sequence ATGAACGAATCATATACTGTTTCCGTATATTCGGAAAACAACATAGGGCTGCTGAACCGGATATCAGCCATATTTTTAAAGCGGCACATCAATATAGAGAGTCTTACTGTTTCAGAGTGTGAAATAGAAAATGTCAGCCGGTTTGTCATTGTTGCCGACATGGACGAAGACCAGGTGCGGAAGATCGTAGGTCAGATAGAAAAACAGATCGAAGTGATTAAGGCCTATTACCATACGGATGAAGAGACCATCTATCAGGAAACCGCCCTGTTCAAAATAAAATCCAGCCTTTTGTTTGACGAAAGACAGATACAGAACATCATTAAGCAGAGCAATGCCAATATCGTCACTGTAGCCCGGGAGTTTTTTGTTATAGAAAAAACGGGAAGGCGTCACGAAACCGATGCCCTCTACGATGAACTGGCACCTTTTGGTATTATGCAGTTCGTGCGCTCCGGGCGGATAGCCGTGTCCAAGACGGAGATGAACATATCCGCTTTGCTGAAAGAATTTCAGAATGCGTAG
- a CDS encoding NADP-dependent glyceraldehyde-3-phosphate dehydrogenase: MQTVQDEFRIKNKIHQDTYLANGELKKWEGDFAEVYSSIRTKNENGAYGPTLLGQVPNMDEASALETLEAASNAYDKGQGLWPTMKVVDRIACMEKFVAQMKTRREEVVRLLMWEIGKNLPDSEKEFDRTVEYIYDTIEDYKQLDRDSARFKKHGGVYAHIRRGPLGVVLCMGPYNYPLNETFALLIPALIMGNTVVFKPAKHGVLLISPLLEAFRSSFPKGVVNIIYGRGRVVAAPIMKTGEIDVLALIGNSKSAIALQDQHPNKNRLRLVLGLEAKNPAIVLPDADLDLAIDECISGTLSFNGQRCTALKVLYVHEDVVDEFNKRFAKRVDELKFGNPWEPGVMLTPLPEPGKPDYIQGLIDDAVAKGAKIINEKGGERTENYIFPAVLYPVSKNSKVYQEEQFGPVIPVLSFKSIAEPLNDMADSNYGQQVSLFGQDIKTLAQLIDTLVNLVCRVNLNSSCQRGPDVYPFTGRKDSAVSTLSVHDALRSFSVRTFVASKDNAYNKAILNELLDSKASNFVNTDYIL, translated from the coding sequence ATGCAAACCGTACAAGACGAATTCAGGATAAAAAATAAAATACATCAAGATACCTACCTGGCCAATGGCGAACTTAAAAAATGGGAAGGTGATTTTGCCGAAGTGTATTCTTCCATCCGGACAAAAAACGAAAACGGGGCGTATGGTCCCACTTTGTTGGGGCAGGTACCCAATATGGATGAAGCTTCCGCGCTGGAAACCCTGGAAGCCGCCAGTAATGCGTATGATAAAGGCCAGGGACTATGGCCTACCATGAAGGTGGTGGACAGGATTGCGTGCATGGAAAAGTTTGTTGCCCAGATGAAAACCAGACGCGAAGAAGTCGTACGGCTCCTCATGTGGGAAATAGGAAAGAACCTGCCCGATTCTGAAAAGGAATTTGACAGGACGGTAGAGTATATTTATGATACCATTGAAGATTACAAGCAACTGGACCGCGACAGCGCCCGTTTTAAGAAACACGGGGGTGTGTATGCGCACATTCGCCGGGGGCCGCTTGGTGTGGTGCTTTGTATGGGACCGTATAACTATCCGCTGAACGAAACTTTTGCCCTGCTCATTCCTGCCCTCATCATGGGGAACACTGTGGTCTTTAAGCCGGCAAAACACGGGGTACTTCTCATTTCCCCGTTACTGGAAGCCTTCAGGAGCAGCTTTCCCAAAGGTGTGGTGAATATTATTTACGGCAGGGGAAGAGTAGTGGCCGCTCCTATAATGAAAACTGGCGAAATAGACGTTTTGGCACTGATAGGAAACAGTAAATCTGCGATAGCCCTGCAGGATCAGCACCCCAATAAGAACAGGCTCCGGCTGGTACTCGGACTGGAAGCCAAAAATCCGGCCATTGTACTGCCTGATGCCGACCTGGACCTGGCCATTGATGAATGTATCTCCGGAACACTATCGTTCAACGGCCAGCGGTGTACCGCACTCAAAGTGCTTTATGTGCATGAGGATGTGGTGGACGAATTCAATAAAAGATTTGCCAAACGTGTGGACGAACTGAAGTTCGGGAACCCCTGGGAACCCGGGGTAATGCTTACACCGTTGCCGGAGCCCGGCAAACCCGACTACATACAGGGACTTATAGATGATGCCGTGGCCAAAGGGGCAAAGATCATCAATGAAAAAGGCGGGGAGCGGACAGAAAATTATATTTTCCCGGCGGTGCTCTATCCCGTAAGTAAAAATTCGAAGGTTTATCAGGAAGAGCAGTTTGGTCCGGTGATCCCTGTGTTGTCTTTTAAAAGTATAGCAGAGCCGCTTAATGACATGGCCGATTCCAACTACGGGCAGCAGGTAAGCCTGTTCGGGCAGGATATTAAGACCCTGGCGCAGCTTATCGATACGCTGGTCAACCTGGTATGCCGGGTTAACCTGAACAGTTCGTGCCAGCGCGGTCCGGATGTTTATCCTTTTACGGGGAGAAAAGATTCGGCCGTAAGCACACTTAGCGTGCACGATGCGCTGCGTTCTTTCTCCGTGCGTACCTTTGTGGCCTCTAAAGACAATGCGTATAACAAGGCTATTTTAAATGAATTACTGGACAGCAAGGCGTCTAACTTTGTAAATACCGATTATATCCTTTAA
- the leuC gene encoding 3-isopropylmalate dehydratase large subunit, with translation MKKTLFDKVWDSHVVDSIENGPQILYIDKHLIHEVTSPQAFAELEQRDIPVFRPDQIVATADHNVPTLNQHLPIKDALSRNQVEQLTQNCEKHGITLYGLGHKYQGIVHVMAPELGITQPGMTMVCGDSHTSTHGAFGTIAFGIGTSQVAQVFASQCLLLSKPKKMRINVNGKLKKGVLPKDVILYIIAKLGTNSGTGYFAEYAGDVFENMSMEGRMTVCNMSIEMGARGGMIAPDETTFEYVKGKEFAPEGEEFDKKVAYWKTLKTDEGAVFDKEYTFDAEDIAPMVTYGTNPGMGIKIDGHIPELNDVSFEKSLQYMGFEKGETLLGKPINYVFIGSCTNSRIEDFRIAADYIKGKQKAANVNALIVPGSQQVAKQIEDEGLKEVFEEAGFVLRQPGCSACLAMNDDKIPAGEYCVSTSNRNFEGRQGQGARTILASPLIAVATAVKGVIAAPYEEEKVAALAD, from the coding sequence ATGAAGAAGACATTATTTGATAAAGTTTGGGACAGCCATGTGGTCGATTCTATAGAGAATGGACCACAAATCTTATATATAGATAAACATTTAATACACGAGGTTACCAGTCCGCAGGCCTTTGCCGAACTGGAACAGCGGGATATTCCCGTTTTTCGTCCGGATCAGATCGTAGCCACGGCAGACCACAACGTGCCTACCCTGAACCAGCACCTGCCCATCAAGGATGCCCTGTCGAGGAACCAGGTGGAACAGCTTACACAGAACTGTGAAAAGCACGGTATTACCCTGTATGGCCTCGGTCATAAATATCAGGGTATCGTTCATGTCATGGCCCCCGAACTCGGAATAACGCAACCCGGGATGACCATGGTATGCGGAGACAGCCACACCTCTACACACGGAGCCTTCGGGACTATTGCTTTCGGTATAGGCACCAGCCAGGTGGCACAGGTATTTGCCAGCCAGTGCCTGCTGTTGTCAAAGCCTAAAAAGATGCGCATAAACGTCAACGGCAAACTGAAAAAAGGCGTACTGCCCAAAGACGTCATTCTCTACATCATAGCTAAGCTGGGTACCAATTCCGGTACCGGGTATTTCGCGGAATACGCCGGGGATGTTTTTGAAAACATGAGCATGGAAGGCCGTATGACCGTATGCAACATGAGCATAGAAATGGGAGCCCGCGGTGGTATGATAGCCCCGGACGAAACCACTTTTGAATATGTAAAAGGAAAAGAATTTGCCCCCGAAGGCGAGGAATTCGATAAAAAAGTAGCCTACTGGAAAACGCTTAAAACCGACGAAGGCGCTGTTTTTGACAAGGAATACACTTTTGATGCCGAAGATATCGCCCCGATGGTCACCTACGGAACAAACCCCGGAATGGGCATTAAAATAGACGGGCACATCCCCGAACTGAACGATGTTTCCTTTGAAAAATCGCTACAGTACATGGGATTTGAAAAAGGGGAAACCCTGCTCGGCAAACCCATAAACTATGTGTTCATAGGAAGTTGTACCAATTCCCGTATCGAGGATTTCCGCATAGCGGCCGATTACATAAAGGGAAAACAGAAAGCCGCCAATGTAAACGCCCTTATCGTACCCGGTTCGCAACAGGTGGCCAAACAGATCGAAGACGAAGGTTTAAAAGAAGTCTTCGAAGAAGCCGGTTTTGTGTTGCGCCAGCCCGGTTGTTCAGCCTGCCTGGCCATGAATGACGACAAGATCCCTGCGGGAGAATATTGCGTATCGACCTCCAACCGGAATTTCGAAGGCCGCCAGGGACAAGGGGCAAGGACCATACTGGCAAGCCCCCTTATAGCAGTTGCAACTGCGGTAAAAGGGGTTATAGCAGCCCCGTATGAAGAAGAAAAAGTAGCCGCTTTAGCGGATTAA
- the ilvB gene encoding biosynthetic-type acetolactate synthase large subunit has translation METLKERLVETATTAKMKVSGAEAVIRCLLEEGADLIYGYPGGAIMPVYDELYKFRDKLHHVLTRHEQGAAHAAQGYARATGKVGVAIATSGPGATNLITGIADAQIDSTPMVCITGQVARHLLGTDAFQETDIIGISTPVTKWSYQVTRASEIPTALAKAFYIARSGRPGPVLIDITKNAQFEEFDFSYKKCTAIRSYKPKPEINPARIEEAAALINSAKKPFIIFGQGIILGKAETELKALIEKSGIPSASTVLGLSALPTEHPLHTGMVGMHGNYAPNLLTNECDVLIALGMRFDDRVTGDLSTYAKQARVVHFEIDPAEIDKNVKTDVAVLGDVRETLEHLLPLINDNKHEAWHREFKDKQAIEYDKVIKNDLFPEKEKLTMGEVIEKINKRTGGDAIVVSDVGQHQMIACRYAKFNRTKSNITSGGLGTMGYALPAAIGAKMGAPKREVVAIIGDGGYQMTIQELGTIFQTRVPVKIVVLNNDFLGMVRQWQQLFFDKRYASTELINPDFITIAKGYHIPARRVTKREELDEAVNEMIASEEAYFLEVCVEKEDNVFPMVPSGASVSDCRLE, from the coding sequence ATGGAAACATTAAAAGAAAGATTAGTAGAAACGGCAACTACGGCAAAGATGAAGGTTAGCGGGGCGGAAGCCGTGATCCGGTGTCTTCTGGAGGAAGGCGCAGACCTTATTTACGGTTATCCCGGAGGAGCCATTATGCCTGTTTATGACGAATTGTATAAGTTTCGGGATAAACTGCACCATGTGCTCACCCGTCACGAACAGGGGGCGGCACACGCGGCACAGGGATATGCCAGGGCCACCGGGAAAGTGGGGGTTGCCATAGCTACTTCCGGTCCGGGGGCAACCAATCTCATTACCGGGATCGCCGATGCCCAGATCGATTCTACGCCGATGGTGTGCATAACCGGTCAGGTAGCACGTCATTTGCTGGGGACGGACGCGTTCCAGGAAACCGATATTATCGGTATTTCCACTCCCGTGACCAAATGGAGCTATCAGGTGACCAGGGCGTCGGAAATCCCTACGGCCCTTGCCAAGGCATTTTACATTGCGCGCTCCGGCCGTCCCGGTCCGGTGCTTATAGATATTACCAAAAACGCTCAGTTCGAAGAATTTGATTTTTCCTATAAAAAATGTACCGCGATACGAAGCTATAAACCGAAACCGGAGATCAATCCCGCACGTATAGAAGAAGCTGCGGCACTCATCAACAGTGCCAAAAAGCCGTTTATCATATTTGGCCAGGGGATTATCCTTGGAAAGGCCGAAACCGAATTGAAAGCGCTGATCGAAAAATCGGGGATCCCTTCGGCGAGTACTGTGCTGGGACTTTCCGCTTTGCCTACAGAACATCCGCTTCATACGGGAATGGTAGGGATGCACGGTAATTATGCGCCCAATCTTCTCACCAACGAATGCGATGTGCTGATCGCCCTGGGAATGCGTTTTGACGACAGGGTTACCGGCGATCTCAGTACCTATGCCAAACAGGCCAGGGTAGTGCATTTTGAGATTGACCCTGCGGAGATCGACAAGAACGTAAAAACCGATGTTGCCGTGCTCGGGGATGTAAGGGAAACACTGGAGCATTTGCTTCCCCTTATAAATGATAACAAACACGAGGCCTGGCACCGGGAGTTTAAGGATAAACAGGCGATCGAATATGATAAGGTAATCAAAAACGACCTTTTCCCGGAAAAGGAAAAACTGACCATGGGAGAGGTGATCGAAAAGATAAACAAACGTACCGGCGGAGACGCCATCGTGGTTTCGGATGTGGGGCAACACCAGATGATCGCCTGCCGTTATGCGAAATTTAACCGGACCAAGAGTAATATTACTTCCGGGGGACTGGGAACCATGGGGTATGCGCTTCCCGCGGCCATAGGAGCCAAAATGGGAGCCCCCAAAAGGGAAGTCGTGGCCATTATCGGGGATGGCGGTTACCAGATGACCATACAGGAACTCGGTACCATATTCCAGACCCGTGTTCCGGTGAAGATCGTGGTGCTCAATAACGATTTTCTCGGTATGGTACGTCAATGGCAGCAGCTGTTCTTTGATAAACGGTATGCTTCCACCGAACTTATTAACCCGGACTTCATCACCATTGCCAAAGGATACCATATTCCGGCGAGAAGAGTGACCAAACGCGAAGAACTGGATGAAGCCGTCAATGAAATGATAGCATCGGAAGAAGCCTACTTCCTTGAAGTTTGTGTGGAGAAAGAAGATAATGTATTCCCTATGGTACCGTCGGGGGCTTCTGTGTCGGATTGCAGGCTGGAATAA
- a CDS encoding class I SAM-dependent methyltransferase, producing the protein METDFKQKSTNEEIRQRFDGDVERFSNLDTGQQSTIDAPVTLEWITEAARSVSSDAKNLLDIGCGAGNYTLKMLSKIPDLNCTLVDLSLPMLERAEARIKMNTRGKVDVFHGDIRAADFPDEYFDIVLAGAVLHHLREDEDWEKVFKNIYRMLKPGGSFWISDLVVHDAKEINAMFWREYGTYLEQMGGKDYQEKVFAYIEKEDTPRSVNFQLELMKKTGFGSMEILHKNSCFAAFGAIK; encoded by the coding sequence ATGGAAACCGATTTTAAACAAAAATCCACCAACGAGGAGATAAGGCAGCGGTTCGACGGGGATGTGGAGCGTTTTTCCAACCTGGACACCGGGCAACAATCAACCATAGATGCCCCTGTTACCCTGGAATGGATAACCGAAGCGGCCCGGAGCGTCAGTTCAGATGCGAAAAATCTGCTTGATATAGGCTGTGGTGCGGGAAATTATACGCTGAAAATGCTGTCCAAGATCCCGGACCTTAACTGCACGCTGGTAGATTTGTCGCTTCCGATGCTTGAGAGGGCCGAGGCCCGTATAAAAATGAACACAAGGGGGAAGGTCGATGTTTTTCACGGCGATATACGCGCGGCAGACTTCCCGGATGAATATTTTGACATTGTCCTGGCCGGCGCCGTGCTGCACCATTTACGGGAAGATGAAGACTGGGAAAAGGTGTTTAAAAATATTTACAGGATGCTCAAACCGGGAGGCAGCTTCTGGATATCCGATCTTGTCGTACACGATGCAAAGGAAATAAATGCCATGTTCTGGCGGGAATACGGCACGTACCTGGAACAGATGGGAGGGAAGGACTATCAGGAAAAAGTGTTTGCATACATAGAAAAAGAAGATACGCCCCGTTCGGTAAACTTTCAACTCGAACTGATGAAAAAAACAGGCTTCGGTTCAATGGAAATATTACACAAAAACAGCTGTTTTGCGGCCTTCGGAGCCATTAAATAA
- the ilvC gene encoding ketol-acid reductoisomerase: MANYFNTLPLRLQLQQLGVCEFMDRSEFSEGVKKLLGKKIVIVGCGAQGLNQGLNMRDSGLDISYALRESAIKEQRPSYKNATENGFKVGTYEELIPTADMVCNLTPDKQHSSVISTVMPHMKEGSTLSYSHGFNIVEEGMQIRKDITVIMVAPKCPGSEVREEYKRGFGVPTLIAVHPENDPKGEGLEQAKAYAAATGGHRAGVLRSSFVAEVKSDLMGEQTILCGLLQTGSILSFDKMVEKGIEPGYAAKLVQYGWETITEALKHGGITNMMDRLSNPAKIEAFRLSEELKEIMQPLFCKHMDDIMSGHFSKTMMEDWANDDKNLLSWRKATGETAFEKTEITSEPISEQEYFDNAVLMVAFVKSGVELAFETMTEAGIIAESAYYESLHETPLIANTIARKKLFEMNRVISDTAEYGCYLFDHACKPLLADFMKKIDSNVIGKSFGSGNAVDNRELIKVNDQIRNHPVEKVGAFLRSSMTEMKKIV, from the coding sequence ATGGCAAATTACTTTAACACGCTTCCGTTGAGGCTTCAATTACAACAATTAGGAGTATGTGAATTCATGGACAGGTCTGAGTTCAGTGAAGGTGTGAAAAAACTGTTAGGAAAGAAAATAGTAATCGTAGGATGTGGTGCCCAGGGACTGAACCAGGGACTGAACATGAGGGATTCCGGACTGGATATCTCTTATGCCCTGAGAGAGTCTGCCATCAAGGAACAAAGACCGTCCTATAAGAATGCAACGGAAAACGGGTTTAAGGTAGGTACTTATGAGGAGCTCATCCCCACTGCCGATATGGTGTGTAACCTTACACCGGACAAGCAGCACTCATCGGTGATCAGTACGGTAATGCCGCATATGAAAGAAGGATCGACCCTGTCATACTCCCACGGATTTAACATTGTGGAAGAAGGCATGCAGATCCGTAAAGACATTACCGTGATCATGGTGGCGCCTAAATGTCCCGGTTCCGAGGTTCGGGAAGAATATAAAAGAGGTTTCGGGGTACCTACGCTGATTGCCGTTCACCCGGAAAATGATCCTAAAGGAGAAGGACTGGAACAGGCGAAGGCCTACGCTGCTGCTACGGGAGGTCACCGGGCAGGCGTACTGCGTTCCTCCTTTGTGGCCGAGGTAAAATCGGATTTGATGGGAGAACAGACCATCCTGTGCGGATTGCTGCAAACGGGATCGATCCTGAGCTTTGACAAAATGGTGGAAAAAGGCATTGAACCGGGCTATGCAGCCAAACTGGTGCAATACGGCTGGGAGACCATAACAGAAGCCCTGAAACACGGCGGTATTACCAACATGATGGACAGACTGTCCAATCCGGCCAAGATCGAAGCGTTCCGTTTGTCGGAAGAGCTTAAAGAAATCATGCAGCCTTTATTCTGTAAGCATATGGACGATATTATGAGCGGCCATTTCTCCAAGACGATGATGGAAGACTGGGCCAATGATGACAAAAACCTGCTGTCGTGGCGAAAAGCTACGGGAGAAACTGCTTTTGAGAAAACGGAAATCACTTCCGAGCCTATTTCAGAGCAGGAATATTTTGACAATGCCGTGCTGATGGTCGCTTTTGTGAAATCGGGTGTGGAACTGGCTTTCGAAACCATGACCGAAGCCGGGATCATTGCAGAATCGGCCTATTACGAATCCCTGCACGAAACACCGCTCATTGCCAATACCATTGCACGTAAAAAACTTTTTGAAATGAACCGTGTGATCTCAGATACGGCAGAGTACGGTTGCTACCTGTTCGATCATGCCTGTAAGCCGCTGCTGGCAGATTTCATGAAGAAAATTGACAGCAATGTTATCGGGAAATCGTTCGGAAGCGGCAATGCTGTAGATAACCGGGAACTCATTAAGGTCAACGATCAGATAAGGAACCATCCTGTGGAAAAAGTGGGGGCATTCCTGCGTTCTTCCATGACAGAGATGAAAAAGATCGTTTAA
- the leuD gene encoding 3-isopropylmalate dehydratase small subunit has product MEKFITHTSKAIPLPIENIDTDQIIPARFLKATNKAGFGENLFRDWRYNKDGSPNASFTLNDSRYSGTILIAGDNFGCGSSREHAAWALADYGLKVIVSSYFADIFKGNALNNGLLPVQVSPEYLKELFAAVENDPETEILVNLEEQYITLKNSDKKEAFEIDAYKKLCLLNGYDDIDFLISKKDKIKDFEKELKPQT; this is encoded by the coding sequence ATGGAAAAATTCATAACCCATACCTCAAAGGCAATACCATTGCCCATAGAAAATATAGATACCGACCAGATTATTCCGGCCCGTTTCCTCAAGGCCACAAACAAGGCCGGGTTTGGCGAAAACCTTTTCCGGGACTGGCGATATAACAAGGACGGCTCCCCGAACGCGTCCTTTACCCTCAACGATAGCCGGTATAGTGGTACCATTCTTATTGCCGGGGATAATTTCGGCTGCGGTTCCAGCCGGGAACACGCGGCATGGGCATTGGCCGACTACGGACTAAAAGTCATCGTGTCCAGTTATTTTGCCGATATATTCAAGGGAAACGCGCTGAACAACGGGCTGTTACCCGTACAGGTCTCTCCCGAATATCTAAAGGAACTGTTCGCTGCCGTAGAAAACGATCCCGAAACGGAAATACTGGTAAACCTGGAAGAGCAGTACATTACCCTGAAAAATTCTGACAAAAAAGAAGCTTTTGAGATCGATGCCTATAAAAAATTGTGCCTCCTCAACGGGTATGACGATATTGATTTTCTCATCAGCAAAAAGGACAAAATAAAAGATTTCGAAAAAGAATTAAAACCGCAGACATGA
- the ilvA gene encoding threonine ammonia-lyase IlvA, whose amino-acid sequence MDVTTKYIPKVEQVKEAAKTLKGVAVNTPLTHSLTYSREFDANVFLKREDLQVVRSYKIRGAYNKIRSLSEDQKARGIVCASAGNHAQGVAMSCNKLGIKGTIYMPAPTPKQKIRQVKMFGEDQIDIVLQGDTFDDSNKAALIECKRLGKTFVHPFDDEKVIEGQATVGLEILEQANMSIDYLFVPVGGGGLASGVSSIFSVLSSKTKIIGVEPEGAPSMSMSIRNNANTELTEIEKFVDGASVQRVGDKTFEICKQFLHDMITVPEGKVCQTILDLYNKDAVVVEPAGALTISALDQYEEEIRGKNVVCVVSGSNNDITRTAEIKERALLYANLKHYFIVRFPQRAGALKEFVAEILGPNDDITHFQYTKKHSREDAPAVVGIELKSEKDLLPLIERMKTRHFYGDYLNNKPDLFQFLV is encoded by the coding sequence ATGGACGTGACAACGAAATACATACCAAAAGTGGAACAGGTAAAGGAAGCGGCAAAGACCCTGAAGGGGGTTGCAGTCAACACTCCTTTGACGCATAGCCTTACTTATTCCAGGGAGTTCGATGCCAATGTCTTTTTGAAAAGGGAAGATTTACAGGTAGTACGATCATACAAGATCAGGGGGGCTTATAACAAGATCCGCTCCCTGTCGGAAGATCAAAAAGCCAGGGGAATAGTATGCGCCAGTGCAGGTAACCATGCACAGGGTGTGGCCATGTCCTGCAATAAACTGGGAATAAAAGGAACCATTTATATGCCCGCTCCCACACCAAAGCAAAAGATAAGGCAGGTGAAAATGTTCGGGGAAGACCAGATCGATATCGTACTTCAAGGAGATACTTTTGACGACTCCAATAAAGCGGCGCTTATCGAATGTAAACGATTGGGCAAGACTTTTGTGCACCCTTTCGACGATGAAAAGGTCATTGAAGGCCAGGCTACGGTCGGACTCGAAATCCTGGAACAGGCCAACATGTCCATAGACTATCTTTTTGTTCCCGTAGGCGGGGGAGGGCTTGCTTCCGGGGTTTCTTCTATTTTCAGTGTTTTGTCCTCAAAAACCAAGATCATAGGGGTGGAGCCCGAAGGAGCACCTTCCATGAGCATGTCCATCCGGAATAATGCGAATACCGAACTTACCGAAATAGAAAAATTTGTAGACGGTGCGTCAGTACAACGTGTGGGCGACAAAACCTTTGAAATATGTAAACAATTTCTTCACGATATGATAACGGTACCCGAAGGTAAGGTTTGCCAGACCATTTTAGATTTGTACAATAAGGATGCTGTCGTGGTAGAACCTGCAGGGGCGCTTACAATCTCTGCGCTCGACCAGTATGAGGAAGAGATCAGGGGGAAAAATGTGGTTTGCGTGGTCAGCGGAAGTAATAATGACATTACCCGTACGGCAGAGATCAAGGAACGGGCGTTGCTGTATGCCAACCTCAAACACTATTTTATTGTACGGTTTCCGCAACGTGCCGGGGCGCTGAAGGAATTTGTGGCGGAAATACTCGGGCCCAATGATGATATTACACATTTTCAGTATACTAAAAAACACAGCCGGGAAGACGCTCCTGCAGTGGTAGGGATTGAACTCAAAAGTGAAAAGGATTTGTTACCTTTGATAGAGCGAATGAAAACCCGGCACTTTTACGGGGATTATCTGAACAATAAACCCGATTTGTTCCAGTTTTTAGTATAA